The Branchiostoma lanceolatum isolate klBraLanc5 chromosome 12, klBraLanc5.hap2, whole genome shotgun sequence DNA segment ATTGGTAAGTTATAGTTTCGATTGAATATGCATAGATTTCTATAATTCCTTGCCTTGAAAATGCATAGATTTCCATAATTCCTCGCCTCTAAAAGTTAGTTTTTGTGTACAAGTATCTGTCTCAACACGAGAGTAGAATGCTCACCTGAATGCTGTAATAAAAACGGCGATAGAAGCCTCGGCAGGGACCAACATCGGGCTGTAGGCTGCACCGCTGTTCCCGAGGCGGTAGGGGACGCTCTTCAGGAGCTGCAACAGAAGTTGTAGCTTCAGTTGTTGTTGTCAATGGTTGGTGGGTCGTTGCTACTGTCGTTGTTGTTGCTTTGGCTGTCGTTGTTGTAGCTTCGGCTGTCGTTGTTGTAGCTTCGGCTGTCGTTGTTGCAGCTTCGGCTGTCGTTGTTGGCAACTCGGTTACTGCAGCGGGGACGTCTTCATCGTCGAGAATGCCGTCTGGGAACGAGCCTCTTCCGAGGGGTCCTTCGGCTGCAGACGGCTCGGTGCTCTCGTTCCCAGGCTGCGAATCGGTCGGCAGGACGTTGGTAGGCGTGGTCCGTGGAGACTGAGTAGTGACGTCATCGGGCGGCGCACACGTGAAGGCTCCACAGCTGTTGCGGCAGCACTTCTGGTCCCCGCCGCAATGTTCGTCTCCGTAGCAGGTGTCTGCGCAGATGCCAACTGCCCTGGGTGGAACGGGAGGGCAAACTCCCGGTTTGGGGGGTGAAGCTAGGGAAGGAgtagaaactagagttaagtatttgtgctacgtATACTTCAGATTTGCTATggtagtttagcgattacggggtctttttataaatatgaattggtattgaatttttctttttatttgagttgaatgtgtgatagttgtgtgccgatttgttaaaaataaagagaacgctagcgaccccaaaaaacacctctcccaataaaatggtatctCGACAAAAATGGTACCGGTCTTCattgaagtaagaaaacacCCGACAGCTGTCCATGACAATGGGAGGGTTACGCACGCTCACAGGATGTTTACGGTAGAAAATACTGCAAAACAGACCGGATCCTTTAGCTGCTTGAAGATaattcttcgttttcacgtgacgtcacaaacgCGTTCGAACCGagtggcggccatcttggatgacATGTTGTGATCCGCCTCCAGCTGCGCACATGTGCTCTGGACTCATTTCGCTGTCATTCTTCTAATGCTCTTCTTTCCGTTCGCATTATGCCAGTCCTGTGCGCAGTCTATGGCTGCGGCCATAATAGTAAACGAGATAAAGGGTACAGCTATCACAGGATTCCGAAGATGATTGAATCCCAAGGAGAGAAAACAAGACTTCTTTCAGAAGAGAGACGACGGGTATGGCTGGCAAATATCAACCGGTCGCTAGCCGACCTGACGCCGTCCAAGTCTACATTCTCTCGAGTATGCAGTCTTCATTTCATCTCAGGTAAGACATGGAAGGGAGTGGGATTTCTGATGAAGTTCCCCCTGTTCTGTTACTAGTCTTAGTCATCTTTTCTGTTTACGGAATAATTTGGCGGGCTCATTCGCAAAGTTCGGCGGCATCTGTGTTGTTAGTGCCCGCCTGCCATTGTTCCCGCGCGCCGAAAGGACAAGATAATTAACAATGTCCGGGTACTCCACCATCGGCACCAGCGCTAAATCGGTCTGATACGCCGATTTTCGCAGAGCGTAGGGATCGAAACCTATTGTGGCGACCTTGTCCTCGTACCTAGCCTTTGCAACACCATTTAAGGACTGACAATACGAAGACAAAACACTTGGACCCGCAGTAGTTAACTTTGACAGTGCCATCTTTATTATGTTCTATTTGGGggttatcatccaacatggcgcccatgcgtgacgtagcggttttcgaacgttctgtgaaaacgaagaatagGCATTGTAGTCTTCTTTGAATCAGTCTTTACGAGTTTCCGGtaaaatgttttgggtttagtcTGAAGCATTTCCATATGGTCGCTACTGTCGTCCTCGTTTGCCTCTGGGCAACATTCCAGGAGAGTTTTAAATGAACTCCTGGGTTCTAACTTCTGTGATAACACACATTGGAGAAAAAGCCATTAACGTCGATCTTGAAAGGAGGAATGAACTT contains these protein-coding regions:
- the LOC136445924 gene encoding uncharacterized protein isoform X2, whose product is MINSWSSKNPSFDNKASPPKPGVCPPVPPRAVGICADTCYGDEHCGGDQKCCRNSCGAFTCAPPDDVTTQSPRTTPTNVLPTDSQPGNESTEPSAAEGPLGRGSFPDGILDDEDVPAAVTELPTTTAEAATTTAEATTTTAEATTTTAKATTTTVATTHQPLTTTTEATTSVAAPEERPLPPREQRCSLQPDVGPCRGFYRRFYYSIQAGACKPFGYGGCLGNTNNFRTVEDCENTCRSTKEDVCPPCQEFDSLKPLYCSKQFIMIGEVQGLSTSGDATTATLQVKRLNVYRQGSLRLRGRSYFPQRFRAQVVLPNQDDDCACASLTVGQEYIFMGDSVNSNRAGVIGDGDYVRAVNSENARELANLYRMGRSVVCRV